The Gemmatimonadales bacterium genome has a window encoding:
- a CDS encoding c-type cytochrome, whose amino-acid sequence MTAVVRWVGGLALWLGAITSEAVSQADQGGEVFRTRCAVCHTIGGGRLVGPDLQGVDSRRSEEWIIRFVQHSQDMVRGGDSVAIALFEEFNRIPMPDQPLSDQEIREIIRYVRGAATATTASAQPDSVQPATEAQVLLGQALFQGKIRFARGGPSCNSCHDVTHDAIIGGGVLARELTTVFSRLGGPGVRAIIGSPPFPVMERAYRGKPLADEEVAALVGFLQQADAEQAFHHPRDYGLRLFLSGLVGAAILLGLCSLAWRGRMRGSVNQAIYDRQVKST is encoded by the coding sequence ATGACAGCGGTCGTACGGTGGGTCGGCGGACTCGCACTGTGGCTCGGCGCGATAACGTCGGAGGCAGTCTCCCAGGCGGACCAGGGCGGGGAGGTTTTCCGGACGCGGTGCGCGGTATGCCACACGATCGGTGGCGGCCGCCTCGTAGGACCTGACCTCCAAGGGGTCGACTCGCGGCGCAGCGAGGAATGGATCATCCGGTTCGTGCAGCACTCCCAGGACATGGTGCGGGGCGGTGATTCCGTCGCCATCGCTCTCTTCGAGGAGTTTAACCGGATTCCGATGCCGGATCAGCCGCTCTCGGACCAGGAGATCCGGGAGATCATCCGGTACGTACGTGGTGCCGCGACCGCCACCACCGCGTCGGCGCAGCCGGACTCCGTTCAGCCGGCCACCGAGGCGCAGGTCCTGCTGGGACAGGCGCTGTTCCAGGGAAAGATCCGGTTCGCCCGCGGCGGGCCGTCGTGCAACTCCTGCCATGACGTGACGCATGACGCGATCATTGGTGGCGGGGTGCTCGCCCGGGAACTCACGACGGTGTTCTCTCGGCTGGGCGGACCCGGGGTTCGTGCGATCATCGGAAGCCCTCCGTTTCCCGTGATGGAACGTGCCTACCGGGGCAAGCCGCTCGCCGATGAAGAGGTCGCGGCACTGGTCGGCTTCCTGCAGCAGGCCGACGCCGAGCAGGCGTTCCACCATCCAAGGGACTACGGCCTAAGACTGTTCTTATCCGGGCTGGTGGGCGCGGCGATCCTCTTGGGTCTCTGCTCTCTGGCCTGGCGCGGACGCATGAGAGGTTCCGTGAATCAGGCGATCTACGACCGACAGGTGAAATCCACCTGA